Proteins encoded by one window of Glycine soja cultivar W05 chromosome 15, ASM419377v2, whole genome shotgun sequence:
- the LOC114386422 gene encoding MAPK kinase substrate protein At1g80180-like yields the protein MAGLQRSAVSFRRQGSSGFVWDDRFLQEELNKVKEDHNNNNNNHDHDNDDGGEIKELQVQTTPPLQRIRSNGGARGYRTGKVSPAIEPPSPRLSACGFCAAFGKAGDNKHRPR from the coding sequence ATGGCTGGTCTTCAAAGATCTGCAGTGTCCTTCAGGAGGCAGGGTTCATCAGGCTTCGTTTGGGACGATAGGTTCTTACAGGAGGAATTGAACAAAGTCAAGGAAgatcacaacaacaacaacaacaaccacgaCCACGACAACGATGACGGCGGTGAGATTAAAGAGCTTCAAGTTCAAACAACGCCGCCCCTCCAGAGAATCCGCTCCAACGGCGGAGCACGCGGCTACCGCACCGGAAAAGTTTCGCCGGCGATTGAGCCACCGTCTCCCAGGCTCTCTGCATGTGGCTTCTGCGCCGCCTTTGGAAAAGCAGGGGACAACAAGCATCGACCAAGGTAG
- the LOC114388394 gene encoding probable polygalacturonase At1g80170 isoform X3 gives MKSLRYCSTSTFIIIFIHINILVTHAEGVDPVIQLPRSGLKRTRTRSKWVLSVGDYGAKGDGLHNDTEAFLEAWKIACSLSGFISVVFPYGKTFLVHPVDIGGPCRSKITLRISGTIVAPQDPVVWHGLNQRKWLYFHGVNHLTVDGGGRINGMGQEWWARSCKINSTNPCHPAPTAMTFHRCKDLKVRNLMLINSQRMHLSFTNCMRIVASHLKVLAPAFSPNTDGIHISATKGVEVRDSVIRTGDDCISIVRNSSRVWIRNISCGPGHGISIGSLGKSKKWEKVQNVIVDGVYLYNTDNGVRIKTWQGGSGFASKITFQHILMENVSNPIIVDQYYCDSRNPCKNETSAVRVENISFIDIQGTSATEEAIKFSCSDAFPCEGLYLENIFLASCFGGNTSSFCWQAHGSARGFLHPSTCLSSSDDRIRQNVGMVGIKEAMEDEQAPTACIYRLLGS, from the exons ATGAAGAGCCTCAGATATTGTTCCACTTCAACATTTATCATTATCTTCATTCACATAAATATACTTGTCACTCATGCAGAAGGGGTTGATCCTGTCATCCAGCTCCCACGTTCCGGATTGAAAAGAACCCGAACCAGATCTAAATGGGTTCTTTCTGTCGGTGATTATGGTGCAAAAGGGGATGGCCTTCATAATGACACCGAG GCCTTCCTGGAGGCTTGGAAAATCGCTTGTTCTCTATCTGGATTTATAAGTGTGGTTTTTCCATATGGGAAAACTTTTCTTGTCCATCCGGTTGACATTGGTGGGCCTTGTCGATCTAAGATCACTTTGAGG ATCTCAGGGACAATAGTTGCACCACAAGATCCAGTAGTGTGGCATGGTTTAAATCAGCGCAAATGGCTATACTTCCATGGGGTGAATCATCTTACTGTAGATGGTGGGGGGAGGATCAATGGAATGGGACAGGAATGGTGGGCCAGATCTTGCAAGATCAACTCCACAAAT CCATGTCATCCTGCTCCAACG GCCATGACTTTTCATAGATGCAAGGATCTGAAAGTCAGAAATCTTATGTTGATAAATAGCCAACGAATGCACTTGTCATTCACTAACTGTATGCGGATTGTTGCATCCCATCTCAAAGTGTTAGCACCTGCTTTCAGCCCTAATACCGATGGAATCCACATTAGTGCAACAAAGGGAGTTGAGGTCAGGGATAGTGTAATTAGAACAG GTGATGACTGCATCTCAATAGTTAGAAATTCTTCACGGGTCTGGATCAGAAACATCTCTTGTGGTCCTGGCCATGGCATAAG CATTGGTAGCTTGGGAAAATCAAAGAAATGGGAGAAGGTGCAAAATGTAATTGTCGATGGAGTTTATCTTTACAACACTGATAATGGGGTGAGAATCAAAACGTGGCAG GGTGGGAGTGGTTTTGCCTCCAAGATCACATTCCAGCATATCTTGATGGAGAACGTGTCTAATCCAATAATAGTAGATCAGTACTACTGTGATTCACGAAATCCATGCAAAAATGAG ACTTCGGCCGTCAGAGTGGAGAATATATCCTTCATTGATATACAAGGAACTTCAGCCACTGAAGAAGCAATCAAATTTTCCTGTAGTGATGCCTTTCCATGTGAAGGATTATATCtcgaaaatatttttcttgcatCATGCTTCGGAGGAAATACTAGCTCTTTCTGCTGGCAAGCTCATGGCTCTGCACGGGGTTTCTTACATCCTTCTACCTGTCTCTCAAGCAGTGACGATCGTATTAGACAGAATGTTGGG
- the LOC114388394 gene encoding probable polygalacturonase At1g80170 isoform X2, with protein sequence MKSLRYCSTSTFIIIFIHINILVTHAEGVDPVIQLPRSGLKRTRTRSKWVLSVGDYGAKGDGLHNDTEAFLEAWKIACSLSGFISVVFPYGKTFLVHPVDIGGPCRSKITLRISGTIVAPQDPVVWHGLNQRKWLYFHGVNHLTVDGGGRINGMGQEWWARSCKINSTNPCHPAPTAMTFHRCKDLKVRNLMLINSQRMHLSFTNCMRIVASHLKVLAPAFSPNTDGIHISATKGVEVRDSVIRTGDDCISIVRNSSRVWIRNISCGPGHGISIGSLGKSKKWEKVQNVIVDGVYLYNTDNGVRIKTWQGGSGFASKITFQHILMENVSNPIIVDQYYCDSRNPCKNETSAVRVENISFIDIQGTSATEEAIKFSCSDAFPCEGLYLENIFLASCFGGNTSSFCWQAHGSARGFLHPSTCLSSSDDRIRQNVGPKKSSFPPNKHSAYRTNRQKISQKQ encoded by the exons ATGAAGAGCCTCAGATATTGTTCCACTTCAACATTTATCATTATCTTCATTCACATAAATATACTTGTCACTCATGCAGAAGGGGTTGATCCTGTCATCCAGCTCCCACGTTCCGGATTGAAAAGAACCCGAACCAGATCTAAATGGGTTCTTTCTGTCGGTGATTATGGTGCAAAAGGGGATGGCCTTCATAATGACACCGAG GCCTTCCTGGAGGCTTGGAAAATCGCTTGTTCTCTATCTGGATTTATAAGTGTGGTTTTTCCATATGGGAAAACTTTTCTTGTCCATCCGGTTGACATTGGTGGGCCTTGTCGATCTAAGATCACTTTGAGG ATCTCAGGGACAATAGTTGCACCACAAGATCCAGTAGTGTGGCATGGTTTAAATCAGCGCAAATGGCTATACTTCCATGGGGTGAATCATCTTACTGTAGATGGTGGGGGGAGGATCAATGGAATGGGACAGGAATGGTGGGCCAGATCTTGCAAGATCAACTCCACAAAT CCATGTCATCCTGCTCCAACG GCCATGACTTTTCATAGATGCAAGGATCTGAAAGTCAGAAATCTTATGTTGATAAATAGCCAACGAATGCACTTGTCATTCACTAACTGTATGCGGATTGTTGCATCCCATCTCAAAGTGTTAGCACCTGCTTTCAGCCCTAATACCGATGGAATCCACATTAGTGCAACAAAGGGAGTTGAGGTCAGGGATAGTGTAATTAGAACAG GTGATGACTGCATCTCAATAGTTAGAAATTCTTCACGGGTCTGGATCAGAAACATCTCTTGTGGTCCTGGCCATGGCATAAG CATTGGTAGCTTGGGAAAATCAAAGAAATGGGAGAAGGTGCAAAATGTAATTGTCGATGGAGTTTATCTTTACAACACTGATAATGGGGTGAGAATCAAAACGTGGCAG GGTGGGAGTGGTTTTGCCTCCAAGATCACATTCCAGCATATCTTGATGGAGAACGTGTCTAATCCAATAATAGTAGATCAGTACTACTGTGATTCACGAAATCCATGCAAAAATGAG ACTTCGGCCGTCAGAGTGGAGAATATATCCTTCATTGATATACAAGGAACTTCAGCCACTGAAGAAGCAATCAAATTTTCCTGTAGTGATGCCTTTCCATGTGAAGGATTATATCtcgaaaatatttttcttgcatCATGCTTCGGAGGAAATACTAGCTCTTTCTGCTGGCAAGCTCATGGCTCTGCACGGGGTTTCTTACATCCTTCTACCTGTCTCTCAAGCAGTGACGATCGTATTAGACAGAATGTTGGG CCCAAGAAGTCTAGTTTTCCACCCAACAAACACAGCGCATATCGAACAAACAGGCAGAAGATATCACAAAAACAATGA
- the LOC114387065 gene encoding uncharacterized protein LOC114387065: MLDVMSLSYPFQTLLLGCVTTPSRRYLSKTRWYQVQATPPSSLILNADESGKFSEKLHGSNLASGRGAPFVTQGSAVGIIGGVSMDATLKFLRKLVEFSSEDGANSIPFVLCSDPLLSKELLSYERSIFASSTSKAENLKQDSSPIVQTLRNKRVFLENFGTSCTVMPCNVSHSWYEQVSEGCSVPVLHMAECVAKELKEAKLKPLEAGSPLRIGVLATNATLAAGVYKEKLQNEGFDVVLPDRATMEHTVIPAMEALNRKDMEGACNLLRIALQVLLVRAANSVILASDDMRDLLPPDDPLLKKCIDPMDALARSTIKWVKSSGHNT; encoded by the exons ATGTTGGATGTGATGTCTTTGAGTTACCCCTTCCAAACATTGTTGTTAGGTTGTGTAACTACTCCTAGTCGTAGATACTTGAGCAAGACAAGGTGGTACCAAGTTCAAGCCACACCCCCATCTTCACTTATTCTGAATGCAGATGAAAGTGGCAAGTTTTCTGAGAAGCTTCATGGCTCAAACCTTGCTTCGGGGAGGGGTGCTCCTTTTGTCACTCAGGGAAGTGCTGTTGGTATAATTGGAGGAGTGTCTATGGATGCCACTCtaaaatttttgagaaaacttgTAGAGTTTAGTTCAGAAGATGGAGCTAATTCCATCCCTTTTGTACTGTGTTCTGATCCTCTCTTGAGTAAGGAGCTTCTGTCCTATGAAAGGAGTATTTTTGCTTCTAGCACAAGTAAAGCAGAAAACTTGAAGCAGGATTCTTCTCCAATTGTGCAAACTCTTAGAAATAAGAGGGTTTTTCTTGAGAATTTTGGGACTAGTTGCACCGTTATGCCCTGTAATGTGTCACATTCTTGGTATGAACAAGTGTCCGAGGGATGTTCTGTTCCTGTTCTTCACATGGCCGAGTGCGTCGCCAAGGAGCTCAAGGAAGCTAAGCTAAAGCCACTTGAAGCCGGTAGTCCTTTGCGGATTGGAGTGCTTGCAACAAATGCAACTCTAGCAGCTGGTGTTTATAAGGAGAAGCTTCAGAATGAA GGATTTGACGTTGTACTGCCTGATAGAGCAACGATGGAGCATACAGTAATACCTGCAATGGAAGCTTTGAATAGAAAGGACATGGAAGGGGCATGCAATCTATTGAGAATTGCACTTCAAGTTCTTTTGGTGAGAGCTGCAAATTCTGTTATCCTTGCTTCTGATGATATGCGGGACCTCTTGCCCCCAGATGATCCTCTTCTCAAGAAATGTATTGATCCAATGGATGCATTAGCCCGATCAACTATCAAATGGGTAAAATCCTCTGGGCATAATACATGA
- the LOC114387780 gene encoding uncharacterized protein LOC114387780 — MDAEEAQKQLTHYNFKEAELSDKNKLVVKKTEMCRRFRRGVSVHGRTSHFLHSSTLLPNPYRLKEDKQAWSQVGKLRYSSPESKRMRTSAAAPSDGCCYAEQWIMQTSAATNASTSTVATKNEPSCPVKLIFKNNDLQRISGIYAEQTGWTSE, encoded by the exons atggACGCAGAAGAAGCACAAAAACAATTAACACATTATAATTTCAAGGAAGCAGAATTGTCAGATAAGAATAAGTTGGTGGTGAAGAAGACAGAAATGTGCAGGAGATTCAGGAGGGGCGTGTCCGTTCACGGACGCACCTCTCATTTCCTTCATTCATCCACACTACTCCCAAACCCATACAGACTGAAAGAAGACAAGCAAGCTTGGTCAC AAGTAGGGAAACTTCGCTACTCTTCTCCAGAATCCAAGAGAATGCGAACTTCTGCAGCTGCTCCAAGTGATGGCTGCTGTTATGCAGAACAATGGATAATGCAAACTTCTGCTGCTACAAATGCCTCAACTAGCACTGTGGCAACTAAGAATGAACCATCATGTCCTGTTAAGCTCATATTCAAAAACAATGATCTACAAAGGATCAGTGGCATCTATGCTGAGCAAACTGGCTGGACTAGTGAATAA
- the LOC114388087 gene encoding nuclear pore complex protein NUP93A-like translates to MANEDLGSWTDLLHSSTKLLEQAAPSAQFPPLQRNLDQLEALSKKLKSKTIRTEAPSQSIAATRLLAREGINAEQLARDLKSFELKTTFEDVFPVEATSVEEYLQQVHEMAMVSAVQEAQKDNLRSFNDYMMKVLEEDWQKEKRDFLQSLSRISTLPRTNIAANSNVGTLPGQLAFVSSTSQVSSGMPSMEIVPLTGRPIVEKKASVYAEVVKKLNKARESGSPFKPAAAFKGAYENLGIDASGGKSVTMRKIWHLVQMLMGEESAVQRVSKRMSLIIGARRHLEWGHEKYIMDTIQSHPAQAALGGGVGNLQRIRAFLRIRLRDYGVLDFDAGDARRQPPVDTTWQQIYFCLRSGYYDEARNVAQSSRASHQFAPLLTEWINKGGMVPEEIAAAASEECERMLRTGDRVGRTAYDKKKLLLYAIISGSRRHIDRLLRDQPSLFSTIEDFLWFKLSAVRDCPSGPSSIVLSDGLIPYSLDDLQSYLNKFEPSYYTKNGKDPLVYPYILLLSIQLLPAVLYLSKEAGDEGYNIDAAHLSIVLADHGVLSEGAGSGQKLGVMDAYAEVSTIIRQYGSMYLRLGDLQMALEYYAQAAAAVGGGQLSWTGRGNVDQQRQRNLMLKQLLTELLLRDGGIYLLLGARGAGEEGELGRFVTDPKARQLFLIEAACHCQEAGMYDKSIEIQKRVGSFSTALDTINKCLSEAICALFRGRLDGESRTAGLIHSGNEILETYTYYPDASLQEREHVLEQQTVLRQLESILSIHKLVRLGHYVDALREVAKLPFIPLDPRGPDIAVDVLENLSPHVQACIPDLLKAALTCLDNVTDSDGSLRALRAKIASFIANNLKRNWPRDLYESVAQRL, encoded by the exons ATGGCGAACGAAGACTTGGGTAGTTGGACTGATCTGCTACATTCCTCTACGAAGCTTCTCGAACAAGCTGCTCCTTCTGCTCAGTTCCCTCCACTTCAG AGGAACTTAGATCAATTGGAAGCGTTATCCAAGAAGCTTAAATCCAAGACCATAAGGACTGAAGCACCTTCTCAATCTATTGCTGCAACAAG GCTCCTTGCTCGTGAGGGGATAAATGCAGAGCAGCTTGCAAGGGATCTGAAGTCATTTGAACTGAAG ACAACTTTTGAGGATGTTTTTCCTGTTGAAGCAACAAGCGTTGAAGAGTATCTGCAGCAG GTTCATGAAATGGCAATGGTCTCTGCTGTCCAGGAAGCTCAGAAGGATAATCTCAGGAGTTTCAATGATTATATGATGAAAGTATTAGAG GAGGATTGGCAAAAAGAAAAACGTGATTTCCTTCAGAGTTTAAGTCGAATTTCAACATTACCTAGGACAAACATTGCTGCTAACAGCAACGTGGGTACCCTCCCGGGTCAGCTTGCATTTGTGTCTTCTACTTCACAAGTCTCTTCTGGTATGCCTAGCATGGAGATTGTTCCTCTGACTGGCAGACCTATTGTGGAGAAAAAGGCATCTGTCTATGCTGAGGTAGTGAAAAAACTGAATAAAGCAAGGGAGTCTGGGTCACCATTTAAA CCTGCTGCAGCTTTCAAAGGTGCATATGAAAATTTGGGCATTGATGCTAGTGGTGGAAAGTCAGTAACGATGCGAAAGATATGGCACCTTGTTCAG ATGCTGATGGGTGAGGAATCAGCCGTGCAACGTGTTTCAAAAAGGATGTCATTGATTATTGGTGCAAGACGCCACCTTGAATGGGGACATGAGAAATACATCATGGATACCATACAAAGTCATCCTGCACAA GCTGCTCTTGGTGGTGGTGTTGGGAATTTGCAAAGAATCCGTGCCTTCCTTCGG ATTCGGTTGAGGGATTATGGTGTACTGGATTTTGATGCTGGCGATGCTCGGCGGCAGCCTCCTGTTGATACCACATGGCAGCAG ATATATTTTTGCCTGAGGTCTGGTTATTACGATGAAGCAAGAAATGTTGCCCAATCTTCACGTGCTTCACATCAATTTGCTCCTTTG CTGACAGAGTGGATTAATAAAGGAGGGATGGTACCAGAAGAGATTGCAGCTGCTGCATCTGAGGAATGTGAAAGAATGTTGAGAACTGGTGACCGGGTAGGTCGAACTGCATATGACAAGAAAAAGTTACTTCTATATGCCATCATATCAGGTTCTCGAAGGCATATCGATCGCCTGCTTAGAGATCAGCCAAGTCTCTTTAGTACAATAGAGGATTTCTTGTGGTTCAAATTGTCAGCTGTGCGGGATTGCCCTAGTGGACCTTCATCCATTGTTCTAAGTGATGGTCTGATTCCATACAGTTTGGATGATTTGCAAAGTTACCTGAATAAATTTGAGCCCTCATACTAtacaaaaaatggaaaagatccTTTGGTATATCCCTATATCTTGCTGTTAAGCATTCAATTGCTTCCAGCTGTATTATACTTGTCTAAGGAAGCAGGAGATGAAGGATATAACATTGATGCTGCCCACCTTTCAATTGTGCTAGCTGATCATGGGGTCCTTTCTGAAGGTGCTGGTTCTGGGCAAAAGTTGGGAGTGATGGATGCTTATGCGGAAGTGTCCACCATTATCAGGCAGTATGGATCTATGTATTTGCGTCTTGGTGATCTCCAAATGGCCCTAGAATACTACGCACAAGCTGCTGCTGCAGTGGGTGGGGGGCAATTGTCGTGGACTGGTAGAGGTAACGTTGATCAACAAAGGCAGAGAAATTTGATGCTGAAGCAGCTTCTAACTGAACTATTGTTAAGGGATGGAGGCATATATCTTCTACTTGGTGCAAGAGGTGCGGGAGAAGAAGGTGAATTGGGACGTTTTGTGACTGATCCGAAAGCAAGGcaactatttttaattgaagCTGCATGCCACTGTCAGGAGGCTGGGATGTATGACAAG TCTATAGAAATTCAGAAGAGAGTGGGTTCCTTCTCAACGGCACTGGATACCATCAATAAGTGCCTGTCTGAAGCTATTTGTGCCCTTTTCCGTGGAAGATTAGATGGCGAGAGCCGGACTGCTGGCCTCATCCATTCTGGCAATGAGATTTTGGAGACATACACTTATTACCCAGATGCCAG TCTTCAAGAGAGAGAACATGTTTTGGAGCAGCAAACTGTGTTACGACAACTTGAGTCAATATTGTCTATTCACAAATTAGTAAGGCTTGGACATTATGTTGATGCATTAAGGGAGGTTGCTAAACTTCCATTTATTCCTTTAGACCCCCGAGGCCCTGACATTGCTGTTGATGTGCTTGAAAATTTATCTCCTCATGTCCAAGCTTGTATTCCAGATCTTTTGAAGGCTGCTCTCACTTGTCTGGACAATGTGACAGACTCTGACGGATCTCTTCGTGCCTTGAGGGCTAAG attGCGAGTTTCATTGCAAATAATTTAAAGAGGAATTGGCCTCGTGATTTATATGAGAGCGTTGCGCAGAGGCTGTGA